Part of the Zea mays cultivar B73 chromosome 4, Zm-B73-REFERENCE-NAM-5.0, whole genome shotgun sequence genome is shown below.
ggcttggaacttttaaattgtatgggagtaaaacatgtgaatgaTTTTggtaattctcagctggttgtccaacaggtATTAGAAGAATATcactgttttgatggtactctaaatagttaccttgtaaaatattggggcataattcattcttttgacgaattcagtattcagcacatttctagagttgagaatcacagggctaacaatttggcacaagatgcatcatgttatcggataaagcgagggagatttcacaacactgaaaatctgataacctgtACAGGGTCGAtcccccaggtcgcggaccgtccgagtgaaaactccggactgtccggggtTGTCCGGAAAGTTCTAATTGATTCGGttgataatgaagccgatgcaattgATTGGAGAACACCCATAATTAATTATTTACGGAATCCCAGTGTTAGGatggataagaacattcggcgtacagctttcaagtatgcttTAATGAGTGATAAACTCTACCGTCGAACAATCGACGACGTCCTGCTTAAATACATGGCCTCATGTGATACTATATTAGCCAtgtccgaagtacatgaaggtatttatggtacccatcaatcgactccaaagatgaagtggttgttgcgaaggtctggtttctattggcctaacatgatagccgATTGTTTCAAATACTATAAAGGATGCCAAGTATGTCAAAAATTTGGCgacttacagttggtccctgcagccgaattacatcctatcatcaagccttggcctttcagatgatggggattggactttataggagagattcatccttcatcatcaaaagggcatcggttcgtgttagttgccactgactactttaccaagtggactgaagccgttgctctgaagagcatgacacacagggaggtaattgagttcataactgagcatattattcatagattcggcattccccaaacCTTGACTGCAGATCAAAGGACTTCTTTTATGTTAAAGGAGGTACGTgcgtttgctgaattatatagaattaagttgctcaattcatctccatattatgctcaggccaatggacaggccgagtctagtaatagaacattgattaacttgataaaaaagaagatatctgacatcctaagcattggcataggattttgtccgaagctttatgggctcacagaatatctaaacacagtgctactaaagtatctccttttgagctaggCAAAATGATCTAaacgcagtgttgcctgtggaaataagtttaaaTGATGTCAGGTTCGCTaggcaaaatgatctaactgtcggtggttattataattcaatgatggacaatattgatgaagtaACTGACAAGAGGGTAACAGCCttaggagaaatagaaaaggataAAATCATGGTAGCCAAGGCCTACAATAAGAAGGTCAAAGCTAAGTCATTTcaggtaggggacctggtgtggaagaccatcctgcctctaagaAACAAAGACTGAAAttttgggaaatggtcgccaagctgggaaggtCCATACAAAGTAAAACAGGAAatatctggtaacgcctatttgtTGCAAATATTACAAGGCAAAGATTTATCCAAATCTCTGAATGGGtgtttcctcaagcagtaccatcctagtatgtggcaagatgcttaagaaaaccgatgtaatcacatcgagttagttgcttttggtttgctcagctccaccgaaaggcagggggcatatgttgagcaccaaaatgagTCGTTGGACGGTCCgaccggtccgcgcctgtgggccggatggtccgcggtccggacggtccgcgcgcgccgaacaaattagggttccgagtttcttgctgtgTTTGCTCACGAGATTCGCGAAATTAGCTCAGGGagtttgtttgtaacgggtccagccctcCTCCTCTATAAAAACAGAGGAATACGACCGATTTAGAATCATGAATCAAATTAATAATCAacttatctcgcatttatttcttaTACATTTAAGAGTAGTTCTagcctagttctagtttagccttccaatccctaaattctccgcttcttttcgactctacgtcgattagaggagtctaggtcagcctgccgagcctagacaatacCTAAGATTTCTCCTCCCCGatagggtccctcccgggagcgagatccagacgccgtcggcgacttccgccgtccctgcgcacgcgcggaccgtccggcatataggcacggacggtccggcctataggcacggacggtccggccatcaGGCAGTAAGCCCTTAGTCCTGTCCTagattgcggaccgtccgcgcctgtgcagcaagcaccgccgccggttcgtaCGCAATGATTGAcgccaaaaaggcaccaacaaaTTGTATAGCAAACCATATAATACATCAAAAATAAATATATTACAACATAGTATGATTATCCTTACCACGGACAAGATAAATGGGTAGGTGAGAGAACAAACTTGCTTAAGCAAGCCGAGGATTTATGAGCACAACATGCCACAACATCAAGCTGCCTACCGTATCATCGGTTTATCCATCATGGTGCTACACTTGACATCGCTGAGCACGGCGCTCAGACGTATTACCTCGACGCCGTAAGTCAGGGCTTCGAACTTATGGTCTTGAAAATTAAATTAAAATACACAAAGCTCTCAATATAAATACTTCTCAATAAAAACTAAATCTTAACAAATTCGGACAGGCGGACAGTCACcgtgaccagaaatcctttgccaTCGGGCATCACGATGACGAGCCCTTCATCCCCGGAAGTCACGATGCTGCAGGACACGTGCACGGGCTTGCTCTCCCTGAGCGCAAACTCCTCCAGCCCGAGGTCCTGCCATTGCGCAACCTCAGGCTTGTCGCCAGTGGAGCCGCCGGGGACCAACAGGCTATCCGCGGCGTACGTCTCAACAGTCATCGCTCTCGGGTTGTCCCCGACACCGTCTCTAGCGACGACGAGGAGCGTGAACCGCGGCACCTCGGCCGCGCCGAGCCTGTCTCTGGCCTCGCCAACGCAGGCCCCGGCGAGCGCGCGGTGGTCGGGCGCCCCGGAGGCTCTGAAGAGCACGGTGTCGGTGTCGGTGCCGACGCCGTCGGCGGCGAAGGCGTCGAGCGGGACGGACTTGATGCGGCGGGTCATGGTGTTGGGGCGCTGGAAGTAGCCCGCGTACCGCATCATCGGGATGGTGGCGGCCTTGTTCCGGGCCTTGATCGCCGCGTGCGTGCGCGCCCACGACAACAGGAACCGCGCCAGCGACAGCGGGTCGCACAGCATCAGGCTGCAGCTCACGCCGACGGCGTATCCCCCGTCGCCCTGGAACCGTGTCAGCTGCACGCAGCGGAGAACAGTGCGTCAGAATAATCACTGCTTCATCAATCGACGTGGAATGGGTTTGCGAGGAGCGAGATGGTTGTAATGCAAACTCGTGTTTCATTGCATGCTGTCTTTCTCTTTCAAGTTTCAACACAGCACGCACATTCATTTCTGTGTCGGCATGGCAGGTTGTCGCGTGACCTCTGACCTGACGCCCGTGGGCCGTGACAACGATATGAATTTTTACTTTTATATACTAAACGGGTGTATAAAATGGTACACGGAAATAGGAATTGAAATCAACTTTCATAAATTCTGTTATTTTGTTGCACATGAATGTAAGATTTGAAATCATAAACTCAATTTCCTAGCATTGGGTTATAACTAGAAGCTTCCTCTCTCCCGTGTAATTAGACCACACAATTTTAAAGACCAATAGTTATATCTAAATAATAGAGTTTGGAATTATATGTTATTTTAATATCACGACTGATTTATTATTAAACCTAATTCAAGTCCATGTTCCTCGATATCGACATCCAAATAGAGCATCATATATTGTATCTAAAGGATTTTTTTGCTCTTATGTTAGGGCATGTTTTTTCGTTGTGATTTTTTtccttctaaaaacattttttgtATTTAATAGTAGCTCTTTCTCCCCACTCGACGGGACATTTGCACTTATTTCTCTTTCCAAAACGTACTCCATCCATTTAAAAAAAAAGAAATGGCAATTCCAAATATAAATCTAGATCGATATTTGTTCAAATTCATACCGACAATTGCATTTTTTTTCGACAGTCCTAAAAGGTCAGCATAATATTGAGAGGACACGATGGATGGAGCCATGGAGGACAAATGGACAACGATAATAAGGACTAGTTTGACAACCATATATTTTTAAGGGATTCTTATTTaaaggaaattagtttattttcccttAAAAATAAGAATCCCTTTTAGAAATCGAGTTGTTTGGGAGCTACAAAACTGATGAGGATTGGATGTGCTAGAATCTAAttcttattcaattttaaataaggAGTAGATTTTATCTCTCCAATCTACTTCTCTTTTCTAGCTCCTAAACTCGCCATAAATGTGGAGGCAGGTCAAGGATGCACACTCCACTGGGTACATGGTGTCAGTTTCTGTTCTGTTTGTCCGTGCACATCTTGGTTTTAGGTGGTCCACCAAATTTATAATCAAACCTGCTGGGACTGCCTACACCGTATGTCCTACCCAACAAACAGTTGGTTCATAAACTTTTCGTGTCTCGGCAAcgagctttcttctttctcacttGGGTTTTGCGGTTTTGCCCAAAAATATGGTACTCTATATCAAACGAATCAAATGACATGGTGAATTCGTAATCGATCCGAACTTCATTATTTAGGTGGTATTTGgttttagggactaatttttagtcgttctattttattttattttagtctatAAATTGTCAAATAatgaaactaaaactttattttagtttctgtaTTTGACAATTTAAGAACTAAAACGGAATAAAACGGGGGACTATAAATTAGTCCctaaaaaccaaacacccctcGGTACTATCTACATTCTCGAATATTTGTTGTCCGTtagttcatttttaaactaaaacatgacaaataaaaaagaacggagtgaGTACAATTTTTACTTCAAGTGCTCTATAAATACCTCTTTGAAAGCACTCAGTAAAAACCGAAGTGTGTTTTAAACATACTAGTTTATGTCCTAGTTCATAGGAACCAGATTTTAAATACCTACATCCAGTTTTTTTTTCTCGTAAACAAGTTTGTAGAAGCTTGATAGAAAGTGCTTCTAAACACACCCTAGGAAAATAAACCGATATACCGAACAACGCCAACGATTGGACACAAGAATAGAATAGATTAGTAATTATCAAGTATTACCTGAGTAATGTCAAGTGCGACAAAACACGCGATCAGTCCTTTGAAAAAATGGAACAGGTGACGTGATCGTGGATTTTGTTGCCGCGCGCCACGGATCCGAGGATCACACAACACGCGCGTCATACCTGAACGAAGCAGAGGGCGCACATATCGGGATCGTCGGCGTCCACGTCGGTCCACGGCGCGAGAGCGGCTTCCCTGCGCTTGCGGTCCTGCTCGCTGACGCCGGCGCCGACGAAGTCGTCGACCGCGGCCTCCACGGTGGCCAGGACGAGCCTGACGCCCGTGTCGTTGAGCTTCACCTCCCACAACCCGTCCGCGCGGCGCCGGAGGCGGCCTGCCATCTCCGGGTGGTCGGCCACGGCCTCGCTCAGCGACTCCTTCGCCAGGAGAGCCTCCTCCGGGCTCCACGGCGCCGACGCGTCGGCGGCTGCGCGGTAGTAGAGCACAACGCGGGCTCGGCGCTGCAGGGCAGCGCCAGCGACGAGCGCGGGCGCGGCCACGGCCACGGGGCGCGCCCGCCCGGGCTCCACCGCGCGCGTCGGCAGCGCCGTCTGCAGGGCCTCGATATGGACGTGGCAcgcgggcgcggcggccgccatgTTCTCTGTTCCAATTTCAGTGAGGTGCGCTGTGACTGCCGGTGCCCGGTGGTGGATGATTCCGTGGAACGGTGCGAAAGAGGGCGTTGGCACTTGGCACTTAGCAGAGCAGAGCAGCTGGCCTTCCGCCGTGGAGCCTTTATATAAGCGCTAGGCTTGTATAGGTGGTGGGTAGATGAGCCACCCATCATCCGTGGTATTCAGCGTGTACCAAACTACAAATACAGCTATAGATGTACAGGAAGCCCGGCCCTAAACCCATTTTTTTACCCGGTAGAAGAATAGCCGGACCTGTTTTATATGGGAATGGCCCGGCTCGATACGAACAAGCGGGCTAAATCTGGACAGAAAAATTAGCACGACGTGCTAGCCGACCCATCCATTTAATGCTAAACCCATTTAGCCTACATTATAGTCCGTTTAGTTTGCTTTTTAGCCCGTTTTTTCTGTGCTCACCGGCCTAGTCCGGCCCATTTAGTCACGTAACAGATCGGGCCTATGCAAGTAAGTAATCCCGCGTTCTTGGAAGGCCTGGTTTTCCAATCGTACTTGGCGGGGTTGGctttgttgagaactacgttaccacggatcaccagatccgctcccttccctcccatcagcagtagagacgcaagaagctgtagaagacccgtctcccttcccataagcatgacagaggaaacacacgagacacaagaTATAAGGTTggacctctggcctctttctcttctctgtattatgaggggtgtacatgttccttatatagagatgtgaggcccctcaggggcaaagcaggtatttgcccacataacctaaCTAGGGTtatttaacactcccccttgggcaaataccgcgaccaacacatgcctcgttaaaactccgaaaaccccagtgggaaaaatatggagaaagagtgcatggtgatacaaattgcatttgcgctttgttgcctcgttaaaaacctcatgtgagaaacttcaagaaaactcaccaagggaaaaagagtacaacaactgtcatcgggacagatttcgatcctctgggatttagattctatcgaatcttttACAAGGGCTGACTTTAGAAATGttctccccctgatccttgcaaaaccatatcaataaggcaaaacatcttcttctggaagtatatgcgCATAAAGATTTAtcaaacggattgcatatccttgcaaggactatttcagaaactttacctctactcacttctaggatatacgagataagtgcacgtatcaatataaataagtcactttgactgatggtgtttgatcgactggatctatatatttgatagaaagttccataaaggttcacatattgatcatcaagctcacgccttcagggcatagaatatgacatttattgtctcacgattgtgatcaatataagcattcgttccccctgacgatgacatatgtcaaagtcgttatccctcataactcaagcatattcttcaagatatatgtctcattgttcatctagaataacgagaatggatgaggttgggtgctatcattttctatcttacaccacaatttatacatagttgtgcaaagcaaataacatgtccttcaataggacttaggggataatatagttgcaatagtacatattctaaatatgacacatcgctccaggcgttcatcctttgcaacatctatgatggtgtaacgaaagtccatcaaagatcataatccatcagggatttttcatcgatcagatatatcgttatagtctgtcattctggcacaatggggatattttgccagtaacacctaaaccttataggtttctgccatcagggctttagaggataccgtaattccacatctagtggaaattaccatgagtaaaactcatggaatgcacatgtgcttattcagtgaacttcaagtcctttggtacctcatcttattccttttcgggtctgtatgggtctttatcctatTATATgggttatcaaactttggtgttcaacacagactttgtttcttcCAGAAAGGTTTCATTTAGAAACTATAATCtcaactaggagatattctctctacacaggagagtgatcattcatcaggaatgtattatccggtacgagatttatatgttgcatatttataattcaatgatATGGGTCCTCCTAgtatctcatgacggatcttcagaatcctattaactgcatattttaattcatgccatttgccagatatattacatagcggaacagtgtttattcaacacatatgtggggtgggtctctcacaagaccacttgaaccatcacattcaccacacattatttcaatagggcccataaatgtccgaacttcaactcgtgactttcattttgcgattattggttcagcctcgattgcatttatcaatgacccgataagagagcttaaagcactcatgcctaggacttttttttggatccctttgcaatctatagaggcaagataggtgtcgacacatttgtctcccacatttaataatgatctccgtcatttcccaaaacgaaagattcattgttccgtattcccagcacaatgatgttgcgcgcattgctaggaacttcatcattaagatgaacctcttcgtgaggcaaatcacgaGCAGGGCGAGTTCACCGGAGGAGAGTTATTACaaaccacgtgaatctgcaaccagaacatatgctttgactaagaccAACGTATCATATTCGCAGGcatccccgagaatagatcaaatgccaataagtcaaatgcggatattatattaatcccgggtatattcacatctacatcaggtagaagcattcagaccaatatggttactcctcaacgatttctggcaaactccatatacacaggagtacacaccaaacgacaggttcagtttggcttttgtgcgtttaatagaatattgaggcattatacTATATGGACATTCCTTCCCCTAATGCCAAGATGTTCtaaaaagca
Proteins encoded:
- the LOC100284780 gene encoding transferase family protein, whose amino-acid sequence is MAAAAPACHVHIEALQTALPTRAVEPGRARPVAVAAPALVAGAALQRRARVVLYYRAAADASAPWSPEEALLAKESLSEAVADHPEMAGRLRRRADGLWEVKLNDTGVRLVLATVEAAVDDFVGAGVSEQDRKRREAALAPWTDVDADDPDMCALCFVQLTRFQGDGGYAVGVSCSLMLCDPLSLARFLLSWARTHAAIKARNKAATIPMMRYAGYFQRPNTMTRRIKSVPLDAFAADGVGTDTDTVLFRASGAPDHRALAGACVGEARDRLGAAEVPRFTLLVVARDGVGDNPRAMTVETYAADSLLVPGGSTGDKPEVAQWQDLGLEEFALRESKPVHVSCSIVTSGDEGLVIVMPDGKGFLVTVTVRLSEFVKI